The following are from one region of the Chloroflexia bacterium SDU3-3 genome:
- a CDS encoding ABC transporter permease, producing the protein MLRQPTIAIGMVLLVFFLIVAVAAPLISPQDPLKQEIIQGLKPPSPAHLMGTDKLGRDILSRMIYGARISLFVGLSVVLVSSVIGTLIGLLAGYLGGWADELMMRVTDVFFAFPSLILAMAIAGALGPSLQNALIAIITVSWPIYARLVRGQVLTLKEQEFISAARAVGVPQWRILLRHILPNSLAPLLVQASFDLGGSILSVAGLSFIGFGAQPPTPEWGVMISEGRNYLATQWWLASFPAVAMLLVVASFNLLGDGIRDLLDPRLRGR; encoded by the coding sequence ATGCTGCGGCAGCCGACCATCGCCATCGGCATGGTGCTGCTGGTCTTCTTCCTGATCGTGGCGGTGGCCGCGCCGCTAATCAGCCCCCAAGATCCGCTGAAGCAGGAGATCATCCAGGGGCTCAAGCCGCCCTCTCCGGCGCATCTGATGGGCACCGACAAGCTCGGGCGCGACATCCTGAGCCGCATGATCTACGGCGCGCGGATCTCGCTGTTCGTGGGCCTGAGCGTGGTGCTAGTATCAAGCGTGATCGGCACGCTGATCGGGCTGCTGGCCGGGTACCTAGGTGGCTGGGCCGACGAGCTGATGATGCGGGTCACGGATGTATTCTTCGCCTTCCCCAGCTTGATCCTGGCGATGGCGATCGCCGGGGCGCTGGGGCCGAGCCTGCAGAACGCGCTGATCGCGATCATCACGGTCTCGTGGCCGATCTACGCGCGTCTGGTGCGCGGGCAGGTGCTGACGCTCAAGGAGCAGGAGTTCATCTCAGCGGCGCGGGCGGTAGGCGTACCACAGTGGCGCATCCTGCTGCGGCACATCCTGCCGAACTCGCTGGCCCCGCTGCTGGTGCAGGCTAGCTTCGACCTAGGCGGGTCGATCCTGTCGGTGGCGGGCCTGTCGTTCATCGGCTTCGGGGCGCAGCCACCCACGCCCGAGTGGGGCGTGATGATCAGCGAGGGCCGCAACTACCTAGCCACCCAGTGGTGGCTGGCCTCGTTCCCTGCCGTGGCCATGCTGCTGGTGGTGGCCAGCTTCAACCTGCTGGGCGACGGCATCCGCGACCTGCTCGACCCACGGCTGCGCGGGCGCTAG
- a CDS encoding STAS domain-containing protein — protein sequence MTTSAETLLQDMMDSLPMLAVIYERLPDGAYRMVAGSTPILHTPAGECNVGKLITTILCEDDAARATADFERCLAEGVPRSSVERYTMNDATASSLGKTICTENICVPLPQHPGQNRQIMILLKDITAQMQQEQQEREHQEALIAQQAAALAELSTPLLAITDETVVMPIIGTVDSRRVVQIMGALLEGVAAQHARTVILDITGVPIVDTQVANALIHASQAVKLLGAQVVLTGIRPEVAQTIVGLGVELGGVVTLSSLQSGIAYALRR from the coding sequence ATGACAACATCTGCCGAGACGCTACTTCAAGACATGATGGACAGCCTGCCCATGCTGGCGGTCATCTACGAGCGCCTGCCCGATGGCGCATACCGCATGGTCGCGGGCAGCACGCCTATCCTGCACACCCCGGCGGGCGAGTGCAACGTGGGCAAGCTGATCACCACCATCCTGTGCGAGGATGACGCCGCCCGCGCCACCGCCGATTTCGAGCGCTGCCTGGCGGAGGGTGTACCACGATCATCGGTGGAGCGCTACACCATGAATGATGCCACCGCAAGCAGCCTGGGCAAGACGATCTGCACCGAAAATATCTGCGTGCCGCTGCCACAGCACCCTGGACAGAACCGACAGATCATGATCCTGCTGAAAGATATTACCGCCCAGATGCAGCAGGAGCAGCAGGAGCGCGAGCACCAAGAGGCGCTGATCGCCCAGCAGGCGGCGGCGCTGGCCGAGCTTTCCACCCCGCTGCTGGCGATCACCGACGAGACGGTGGTGATGCCGATCATCGGCACGGTCGACTCGCGCCGCGTGGTGCAGATCATGGGCGCGCTGCTGGAGGGCGTAGCCGCCCAGCACGCCCGCACCGTGATCCTCGATATCACCGGCGTGCCGATTGTCGACACCCAGGTGGCCAATGCGCTCATCCACGCCTCGCAGGCGGTGAAGCTGCTGGGCGCGCAGGTGGTGCTCACCGGCATTCGCCCCGAGGTGGCGCAGACGATCGTGGGCCTGGGTGTGGAGCTAGGCGGGGTGGTCACGCTCAGCTCGCTGCAGAGCGGTATCGCCTATGCGCTGCGGCGCTAG
- a CDS encoding ABC transporter permease, which produces MLRFLIRRLLGFALVLVGVSIITFVLSQLVPIDPAVAALGQNARDDQIQAFRAEYGLDQPPVQQYLTYVWRLAHGDLGMSIRTRRPVADDLRDYFPATLELALCAMVVAMALGISLGLVAAVRRNSWVDALARTLALVGGSLPIFFLGLLGLTLFYTKLRWLPGPGRLDALIEPPPNVTGMYIIDSALAGDWAAFRNSIAHMVLPAVTLGYYSTAVILRMTRSAMLDVLGQDYIRSARAKGLRDRAVFVRHALRNAMIPVLTTVGITFGSLLSGAVLTETIFGWPGVGRYATASATSLDFPAVMGVTLIAAVLYPLINMLVDIGYNALDPRVSIG; this is translated from the coding sequence ATGCTTCGTTTCCTCATCCGACGCCTGCTGGGCTTCGCCCTGGTGCTGGTCGGCGTCTCGATCATCACCTTTGTGCTCTCGCAGCTGGTGCCCATTGACCCGGCGGTGGCCGCGCTGGGGCAGAACGCGCGCGATGACCAGATCCAGGCCTTCCGCGCCGAGTACGGGCTGGATCAGCCGCCTGTGCAGCAGTATCTCACCTATGTCTGGCGGCTGGCCCACGGCGATCTGGGCATGTCCATCCGCACCCGCCGCCCTGTGGCCGACGACCTGCGCGACTACTTCCCGGCCACGCTGGAGCTAGCGCTATGCGCGATGGTGGTGGCCATGGCGCTGGGCATCTCGCTGGGGCTGGTGGCGGCGGTGCGCCGCAACAGCTGGGTGGATGCCCTGGCGCGCACGCTGGCGCTGGTGGGCGGCTCGCTGCCGATCTTCTTCCTGGGCCTGCTGGGACTAACGCTGTTCTACACCAAACTGCGCTGGCTGCCCGGCCCCGGGCGGCTGGATGCCCTGATCGAGCCGCCGCCGAACGTGACCGGCATGTACATCATCGACAGCGCGCTGGCGGGCGACTGGGCCGCGTTCCGCAACAGCATCGCCCACATGGTCCTGCCCGCCGTCACGCTGGGCTACTACTCCACCGCCGTCATCCTGCGCATGACGCGATCCGCCATGCTGGATGTGCTGGGCCAGGACTACATCCGCAGCGCCCGCGCCAAGGGCCTGCGCGATCGCGCGGTGTTCGTGCGGCACGCGCTGCGCAACGCTATGATTCCGGTGCTCACCACCGTGGGCATCACATTCGGCAGCCTGCTCTCGGGGGCGGTGCTCACCGAGACAATCTTCGGGTGGCCGGGGGTGGGGCGCTACGCCACCGCATCCGCCACCAGCCTCGACTTCCCGGCGGTGATGGGCGTCACGCTGATCGCGGCGGTGCTCTATCCGTTGATTAACATGCTGGTCGACATCGGCTACAACGCGCTCGACCCGCGTGTCTCGATTGGGTAA
- a CDS encoding TetR/AcrR family transcriptional regulator has translation MMKIALVYHVLLLAASGCARYTTCSNGSVQRPGLQPTEWARWRLSDKEADMLSKHERADPRATRTRMWLVQAFEQLVEQQDFADVTVQAIAAQASVNRATFYAHFTDKSSMMDEVFRERFHQLLAQRMPAPPPTAEDLTQGMFLALADGWRCIPRRCNHVYLRHAAEFEAKLELIMRDEVDAWLTRQPGFRTMPADQRGVAAALAAGAIYGAAAQWRSGGIATPPDPAAHMASTAVATLLAALRPAVPEPARP, from the coding sequence ATGATGAAGATCGCGCTCGTCTACCATGTTCTGCTCCTTGCCGCATCGGGATGCGCCCGCTATACTACGTGCTCAAATGGTAGCGTCCAGCGCCCCGGCCTTCAACCGACAGAATGGGCGCGCTGGCGACTAAGCGACAAAGAGGCGGATATGTTGTCGAAACACGAGCGGGCCGACCCGCGCGCGACCCGCACGCGCATGTGGCTGGTGCAGGCCTTCGAGCAGCTGGTGGAGCAGCAGGACTTCGCCGATGTGACGGTGCAGGCTATCGCGGCGCAGGCCTCGGTGAACCGCGCCACCTTCTACGCCCACTTCACCGACAAAAGCAGCATGATGGATGAAGTGTTCCGCGAGCGCTTTCACCAGCTGCTCGCCCAGCGCATGCCTGCGCCGCCGCCTACGGCGGAAGATCTGACCCAGGGCATGTTTTTGGCCCTGGCCGATGGCTGGCGCTGCATCCCACGGCGCTGCAATCACGTCTATCTACGCCACGCCGCCGAGTTTGAGGCTAAGCTGGAGCTGATCATGCGCGACGAGGTGGATGCCTGGCTCACCCGCCAGCCGGGCTTCCGCACCATGCCCGCCGACCAGCGCGGTGTGGCCGCCGCCCTGGCTGCTGGGGCCATCTACGGCGCCGCCGCCCAGTGGCGCTCCGGTGGTATTGCTACCCCGCCCGATCCAGCCGCCCACATGGCCAGCACCGCTGTGGCCACGCTGCTGGCCGCGCTGCGCCCCGCTGTGCCCGAGCCTGCCCGCCCCTAG
- the rnhA gene encoding ribonuclease HI: MTKRKYYAVVRGKRPGIYDAWDGPQGAKAQVESFPQAVYKSFPTETTAEQWYRERGGPIPIAHVRSLPPPPPASAAFPAGLAPEDQLLAGRVVIFTDGACTGNPGPGGYGVVLRYRDSVRELSGGFARTTNNRMEMLAMVEALASLKGQPAITLYSDSSYVIDALQKGWAVRWRRDGWQRTGDAGREDVKNADLWQRLLPLYEQHDVTLVQVKGHAGIADNERCDQLAVAASQRRGLPPDPGFAAGGR, encoded by the coding sequence ATGACAAAGCGCAAATACTACGCGGTGGTCCGCGGCAAGCGGCCCGGCATCTACGACGCCTGGGATGGCCCCCAGGGCGCAAAGGCCCAGGTCGAGAGCTTCCCGCAGGCGGTCTACAAAAGCTTCCCCACCGAGACCACCGCCGAGCAGTGGTACCGCGAGCGCGGCGGCCCCATCCCCATCGCGCACGTGCGCAGCCTGCCCCCGCCGCCCCCGGCCTCCGCCGCCTTCCCCGCAGGCCTGGCCCCCGAGGATCAGCTGCTGGCTGGTCGGGTGGTGATCTTCACCGATGGCGCGTGCACCGGCAACCCAGGGCCGGGCGGCTACGGCGTGGTGCTGCGCTACCGCGACAGTGTGCGCGAGCTATCGGGCGGCTTCGCCCGAACCACCAACAACCGCATGGAGATGCTGGCCATGGTCGAGGCGCTGGCCTCGCTCAAGGGCCAGCCAGCTATCACGCTCTATAGCGACTCGTCGTATGTGATTGATGCCCTGCAGAAGGGCTGGGCCGTGCGCTGGCGGCGCGATGGCTGGCAGCGCACGGGCGATGCAGGCCGCGAGGATGTGAAAAATGCCGATCTATGGCAGCGCCTGCTGCCGCTCTACGAGCAGCACGATGTCACGCTGGTGCAGGTGAAGGGCCACGCCGGGATCGCCGACAACGAGCGCTGCGACCAGCTAGCCGTGGCCGCCTCCCAGCGGCGCGGCCTGCCGCCCGACCCCGGCTTTGCGGCGGGCGGGCGCTAG
- a CDS encoding SDR family NAD(P)-dependent oxidoreductase has translation MVDERDLHHTNMVFVGGTGGIGLAAAQAVARRGAAVLLVGRNAARGRAAEQAVRAAGGRDATWLPADISTAAGAARAAEQIGQWRPALHGLVHTATMFQFQRATTADGVEAIFASQYLMRYALDRLLGDLLAASGDGRIIHVVGKALPWGMPDIANLAMDGQRWSAVRAISNTHKLTGLHVQELRRRWAGRPITATLASVGATHTTHIAALKGWVWGLYRLIAVTPEVSAQNIVRLLAMADASAAHGAILPNPKRLTPEPLAYDAGLARQAWDAAAQLLAQHGLALPADEHAYAHQRGAA, from the coding sequence ATGGTAGACGAGCGCGATCTTCATCATACGAACATGGTATTTGTGGGTGGCACGGGCGGCATCGGCCTAGCGGCGGCACAGGCAGTGGCGCGGCGTGGCGCGGCGGTGCTACTGGTGGGGCGCAATGCGGCGCGGGGGCGGGCCGCCGAGCAGGCGGTGCGGGCGGCGGGCGGGCGCGATGCCACATGGCTGCCCGCCGACATCTCGACGGCGGCGGGCGCGGCCAGGGCCGCCGAGCAGATCGGGCAGTGGCGGCCCGCGCTGCACGGGCTAGTGCACACCGCCACCATGTTTCAGTTCCAGCGCGCCACCACCGCCGATGGGGTCGAGGCGATCTTCGCCAGCCAGTACCTGATGCGCTATGCGCTCGACCGGCTGCTGGGCGACCTGCTGGCGGCCTCGGGCGATGGCCGGATCATCCATGTGGTTGGCAAGGCGCTGCCGTGGGGCATGCCCGACATTGCCAACCTGGCGATGGATGGCCAGCGCTGGAGCGCGGTGCGGGCTATCTCCAACACCCACAAGCTAACAGGCTTGCATGTGCAGGAGCTGCGCCGCCGCTGGGCGGGCAGGCCGATCACCGCAACCCTGGCCAGTGTGGGGGCGACGCACACCACCCACATCGCCGCGCTGAAAGGCTGGGTGTGGGGCCTCTACCGCCTGATAGCGGTCACACCCGAGGTCTCGGCACAGAACATCGTGCGGCTGCTGGCCATGGCCGATGCCAGCGCGGCCCATGGTGCGATACTGCCCAATCCTAAACGGCTCACCCCAGAGCCGCTGGCCTACGACGCGGGGCTGGCGCGGCAGGCCTGGGATGCGGCAGCGCAGCTGCTGGCCCAGCACGGGCTGGCGCTGCCAGCCGACGAGCACGCCTATGCGCACCAGCGGGGCGCGGCGTAG
- a CDS encoding ABC transporter substrate-binding protein: protein MLRRIAHVRSFPIILSLGALLSACGGGTSTSQPSPATTAGAAATAAPAASAAPAEGGSVDAKETLIFAADLSDQISLDPAVVYEFGGIQVVGNIYQSLVTLVPGQTTVSPSLAKSWDVKGTDDGWTITFALDEKAKFASGNPVTAEDVAYSWGRVLDLNKSPAFLLSDVGGLKKDSFKAVDAKTFEVKLAKTVSPQVFLSVISFSVAGVVEKATVEANAGSDMGSSWLNDHSAGSGPYVLSSWERNTQNVLDVNPNYWGSAPAIKRVIMRNVTELANLQSAIETGDADIVQDLGAEQVQALSGNPNVDIVKAESTLLVYIGMNATFAPLDKVEVRQAIRYALNYDDITTLLGGNGTVTQEIIPSGLFGHTGELPFKQDIEKAKGLLAQAGVAENTELELLVPTGPAPGGIEWSLLAAKIQDDLGKIGLKITIKQIQQSELLNTYRAQKGQLVLINWGPDFPDPDGNVTPFTNFAAKSIAWRNSWENKEIGDLGAQAAVEQDSNKRLELYKQVTERVLNEGPYAMLYQPTRAYGVSKSISGFQYSAASTPSIWFWTISKK, encoded by the coding sequence ATGCTTCGGAGGATTGCCCACGTGCGCTCGTTCCCCATCATCCTCTCGCTCGGCGCGCTGCTCAGCGCGTGCGGGGGTGGGACAAGTACCTCGCAGCCATCGCCCGCCACCACCGCCGGGGCAGCGGCCACCGCTGCCCCAGCCGCATCCGCCGCGCCCGCCGAGGGCGGCAGCGTGGATGCAAAAGAGACGCTGATCTTCGCCGCCGATCTGTCCGACCAGATCTCGCTCGACCCTGCGGTGGTCTACGAGTTTGGCGGCATTCAGGTGGTGGGCAACATCTACCAGTCGCTGGTGACACTGGTACCAGGGCAGACCACCGTCAGCCCGTCGCTAGCCAAATCGTGGGATGTCAAGGGCACCGACGACGGGTGGACCATCACCTTTGCGCTAGATGAGAAGGCTAAGTTTGCGAGCGGCAACCCTGTGACCGCCGAGGATGTGGCCTACTCGTGGGGCCGTGTGCTGGATCTGAACAAGTCGCCCGCGTTCCTGCTGAGCGATGTGGGCGGGCTAAAGAAGGACAGCTTCAAGGCCGTCGACGCCAAGACCTTCGAGGTGAAGCTGGCTAAGACCGTCAGCCCGCAGGTGTTCCTCTCGGTGATCAGCTTTAGCGTGGCCGGTGTGGTAGAAAAGGCCACCGTCGAGGCCAACGCAGGCAGCGACATGGGGTCGAGCTGGCTGAACGACCACTCGGCGGGCAGCGGGCCGTATGTGCTGAGCAGCTGGGAGCGCAACACCCAAAACGTGCTGGATGTGAACCCCAACTACTGGGGCAGCGCGCCCGCGATCAAGCGCGTGATCATGCGCAACGTGACCGAGCTGGCCAACCTGCAATCGGCGATCGAGACCGGCGACGCCGATATCGTGCAGGATCTGGGGGCCGAGCAGGTGCAGGCGCTGAGCGGCAACCCCAACGTAGACATCGTAAAGGCCGAGAGCACGCTGCTGGTCTACATCGGCATGAACGCCACCTTCGCGCCGCTGGATAAGGTCGAGGTGCGCCAGGCCATCCGCTACGCGCTGAACTACGACGACATCACAACGCTGCTGGGCGGCAACGGCACGGTGACGCAGGAGATCATCCCCTCGGGGCTGTTCGGACACACCGGCGAGCTGCCCTTCAAGCAGGACATCGAGAAGGCCAAGGGGCTGCTGGCCCAGGCCGGCGTGGCCGAGAACACCGAGCTGGAGCTGCTGGTGCCCACCGGCCCCGCGCCGGGCGGCATCGAGTGGAGCCTGCTGGCCGCCAAGATCCAGGACGACCTGGGCAAGATCGGACTGAAGATCACCATCAAGCAGATCCAGCAGTCCGAGCTGCTGAACACCTACCGCGCCCAGAAGGGCCAGCTGGTGCTGATCAACTGGGGGCCGGATTTCCCCGATCCGGATGGCAACGTGACCCCGTTCACCAACTTTGCGGCCAAGTCGATCGCCTGGCGCAACAGCTGGGAAAACAAGGAGATCGGCGACCTGGGCGCGCAGGCCGCCGTGGAGCAGGACTCGAACAAGCGGCTTGAGCTGTACAAGCAGGTGACCGAGCGCGTGCTGAACGAGGGCCCCTACGCCATGCTCTACCAGCCTACCCGCGCCTACGGCGTGAGCAAGAGCATCAGCGGCTTCCAGTACTCGGCGGCCAGCACGCCCAGCATCTGGTTCTGGACGATCAGCAAGAAGTAG
- a CDS encoding divalent metal cation transporter: MSATTITPPTESQPKGAWRHERHAPSLPEVFSSVHVPQGAGFWRKMLAFVGPGLMVSVGYMDPGNWATDLAGGAQFGYMLLSVILISNFMAMILQHLSLKLGIVTGRDLAQACRDHYSRPVALVLWVLCEIAIAACDLAEVIGSAIALNLLFGIPLVAGVIITALDVLVVLLLQHKGFRLIESLVGGLVFVIAGCFLYEIIASQPSVSGMLAGLVPAPQIITNPSALYIAIGILGATVMPHNLYLHSSIIQTRRFERSPEGKREAIRFATIDSTVSLLLAFFINGAILVTAAAAFYGTEHASVADISDAYQLLTPVLGATFASVVFGVALLASGQNSTLTGTLAGQIVMEGFLNIRLPAWLRRLITRMIAIIPAVIVTALYGEHGTGELLVLSQVILSIQLSFAVIPLVMFTSDKRKMGQFANPTWLKLVAWGMALVIAGLNAYLLLQTITGWVQG; this comes from the coding sequence ATGTCGGCAACCACCATCACTCCGCCAACCGAATCACAGCCAAAGGGGGCGTGGCGGCATGAGCGCCACGCCCCCTCGCTGCCCGAGGTCTTCTCCAGCGTACATGTCCCCCAGGGCGCAGGCTTCTGGCGCAAGATGCTGGCGTTCGTTGGGCCGGGGCTCATGGTCTCGGTCGGGTATATGGACCCTGGCAACTGGGCGACCGATCTAGCGGGCGGCGCGCAGTTTGGGTATATGTTGCTCTCGGTCATTCTGATCTCGAACTTCATGGCGATGATCCTGCAGCACCTGTCGCTGAAGCTCGGCATCGTCACCGGGCGCGACCTAGCGCAGGCCTGCCGCGACCACTACTCGCGGCCCGTGGCCCTAGTGCTGTGGGTGCTGTGCGAGATCGCGATCGCGGCCTGCGACCTAGCCGAGGTGATCGGCTCGGCGATCGCGCTCAACCTCCTATTTGGCATCCCGCTGGTGGCCGGGGTGATCATCACCGCGCTGGATGTGCTGGTGGTGCTGCTGCTGCAGCACAAGGGCTTCCGCCTGATCGAAAGCTTGGTGGGCGGGCTGGTATTTGTGATCGCCGGATGCTTCCTGTACGAGATCATCGCCTCGCAGCCCTCGGTCTCGGGCATGCTGGCGGGGCTGGTGCCCGCGCCGCAGATCATCACCAACCCCTCGGCGCTCTACATCGCCATCGGCATCCTGGGGGCCACGGTGATGCCGCATAACCTCTATCTGCACTCAAGCATCATCCAGACGCGGCGCTTCGAGCGCAGCCCCGAGGGCAAGCGCGAGGCCATCCGCTTCGCCACCATCGACTCGACCGTATCGCTGCTGCTGGCCTTCTTCATCAACGGGGCTATCTTGGTGACTGCGGCGGCGGCATTCTACGGCACCGAGCACGCCAGCGTGGCCGACATCAGCGACGCCTATCAGCTGCTGACGCCGGTGCTGGGCGCGACCTTCGCCAGCGTGGTGTTTGGCGTGGCGCTGCTGGCATCCGGGCAGAACAGCACGCTCACCGGCACGCTGGCCGGGCAGATCGTGATGGAGGGCTTCCTCAACATCCGCCTGCCCGCCTGGCTGCGACGCCTGATCACACGCATGATCGCGATCATCCCGGCGGTGATTGTCACAGCGCTGTATGGCGAGCACGGCACCGGCGAGCTCCTGGTGCTAAGCCAGGTCATCCTGTCCATCCAGCTGAGCTTCGCGGTCATCCCGCTGGTGATGTTCACCAGCGACAAGCGTAAGATGGGCCAGTTCGCCAACCCCACCTGGCTCAAGCTCGTGGCCTGGGGCATGGCGCTGGTGATCGCCGGGCTGAACGCCTACCTGCTGTTGCAGACGATTACGGGCTGGGTGCAAGGGTAA
- a CDS encoding ferritin-like domain-containing protein, giving the protein MRVETLRDLYIEQLQDLYSAETQLVEALPLMAQAATNPLLKTAFQEHLGETKTHVKRLEQIFKQIGEKSGSQTCKAMKGLIKEGEEMIKAKGDPAARDAGLIAAAQRVEHYEIAGYGCVRTYASQLGDQSCVDILQQTLDEEGMADKKLTQLAEQVINLEAERA; this is encoded by the coding sequence ATGCGCGTCGAAACCTTGCGTGACCTCTATATCGAGCAGCTTCAGGATCTCTACAGCGCCGAGACACAGCTGGTAGAGGCCCTGCCACTGATGGCCCAGGCGGCAACAAACCCGCTGCTGAAGACCGCCTTCCAGGAGCACCTGGGCGAGACCAAGACCCATGTCAAGCGGCTTGAGCAGATCTTCAAGCAGATCGGCGAGAAATCCGGCAGCCAGACATGTAAGGCCATGAAGGGTCTGATCAAAGAGGGCGAGGAGATGATCAAGGCCAAGGGCGACCCCGCCGCGAGGGACGCGGGCCTGATCGCCGCCGCCCAGCGCGTGGAGCACTACGAGATCGCAGGCTATGGCTGCGTGCGCACCTACGCCAGCCAGCTGGGCGATCAATCGTGTGTCGACATCCTCCAGCAGACCCTGGATGAGGAAGGGATGGCCGACAAGAAGCTGACCCAGCTGGCCGAGCAGGTGATCAACCTTGAGGCCGAGCGGGCCTAG
- a CDS encoding transglutaminase family protein — translation MKKFSSANPSPSEEAMFIDHQSVRWSSVRSSSYWLHKRFHYAYPGPIRELRQRLVVVPPEQYGDQRLSSFAVHVLGAEHTASSAFDMFGNRVLSFHLPQVEREVTFEVSLALERVGSPDLLPHLSDAQARAFRADTPLTAPDHRIAQVARELAAQHRDPLALAESINTWVYGAMRYGAGATTVQTPAAEALAIGEGLCQDYTHIMLSICRAAGLAARYVSGHLLGEGGSHAWLEVLLPQGSGWVAMPFDPTNHRRANLSYITIAVGRDYGDVAPTSGSYIAPYQGLLTASKRAGLVRVEYAVA, via the coding sequence ATGAAAAAGTTCAGCTCAGCCAACCCTTCGCCTTCTGAAGAGGCCATGTTCATCGACCACCAGAGCGTGCGCTGGAGCAGTGTGCGCTCCTCGTCGTACTGGCTGCACAAGCGGTTTCACTACGCCTACCCCGGCCCCATCCGCGAGCTGCGCCAGCGCCTGGTGGTGGTGCCGCCCGAGCAGTATGGCGACCAGCGGCTGAGCAGCTTTGCGGTGCATGTGCTGGGGGCCGAGCATACCGCCAGCAGCGCCTTCGACATGTTCGGCAACCGCGTGCTCTCCTTTCACCTGCCCCAGGTCGAGCGCGAGGTCACGTTCGAGGTCAGCCTGGCCCTAGAGCGCGTCGGCTCGCCCGACCTGCTGCCCCACCTCAGCGATGCCCAGGCCCGCGCCTTCCGCGCCGACACGCCGCTGACCGCTCCCGATCACCGCATCGCGCAGGTGGCCCGCGAGCTGGCCGCCCAGCACCGCGACCCACTGGCCCTGGCCGAGTCGATCAACACCTGGGTCTATGGGGCGATGCGCTACGGCGCGGGCGCGACCACCGTACAGACCCCCGCCGCCGAGGCGCTTGCGATCGGCGAGGGCCTCTGTCAGGACTACACCCACATCATGCTGTCGATCTGTCGCGCCGCCGGTCTGGCGGCGCGCTACGTTTCTGGCCACCTGCTGGGCGAGGGCGGCTCGCACGCCTGGCTCGAGGTGCTGCTGCCCCAGGGCAGTGGCTGGGTGGCCATGCCCTTCGACCCCACCAACCACCGCCGCGCCAACCTCAGCTACATCACCATTGCGGTGGGCCGCGACTATGGCGATGTAGCCCCTACTTCGGGCAGCTACATCGCGCCCTACCAGGGCCTGCTCACCGCCAGCAAGCGCGCTGGCTTGGTACGCGTGGAGTACGCGGTGGCTTAG
- a CDS encoding transglutaminase family protein, producing MHVRVGCEFVIESETPTPTAALVRPRERGWHTLLTERREIAPALPVRAYADSFGNQVWRWVAPEGQMTMRYDAVAEVPDDADPVRVDLPGTPVAALPDDVLVYTLPSRHCQSDLVMGDAWSLFGEVPDGWARVQAICDWVHQNIEYGYGNSTSITSGYDVYQQRRGVCRDFAHLSVMFCRAMNIPARYVCGYLPDIGVPENPTPMDFHAWFEAYVGGSWHTFDARHNTPRIGRVLIARGRDAVDTAFLTSYGPSKLVGFTVWADQLREDDQGVPLQQVEVHQ from the coding sequence ATGCACGTGCGAGTTGGCTGCGAGTTCGTGATCGAGAGCGAGACCCCAACGCCCACCGCCGCCCTGGTGCGCCCGCGCGAGCGCGGCTGGCACACCCTCCTGACCGAGCGGCGCGAGATCGCGCCAGCGCTGCCCGTGCGCGCCTACGCCGACAGCTTTGGCAACCAGGTCTGGCGCTGGGTCGCCCCTGAGGGCCAGATGACGATGCGCTACGATGCGGTGGCCGAGGTGCCCGACGACGCCGACCCGGTGCGCGTCGATCTGCCTGGCACCCCCGTGGCCGCCCTGCCTGACGATGTGCTCGTCTACACGCTGCCGAGCCGCCACTGCCAGTCCGATCTGGTGATGGGCGACGCCTGGAGCCTGTTCGGCGAGGTTCCCGATGGCTGGGCCAGGGTTCAGGCGATCTGCGACTGGGTGCACCAGAACATCGAGTATGGCTATGGTAATAGCACATCAATCACATCCGGGTACGATGTGTACCAGCAGCGGCGCGGGGTCTGCCGCGACTTCGCCCATCTCTCGGTCATGTTCTGCCGGGCGATGAACATCCCCGCCCGCTATGTGTGCGGCTACCTGCCCGACATCGGCGTGCCCGAGAACCCGACGCCGATGGACTTCCACGCCTGGTTTGAGGCGTATGTGGGCGGATCGTGGCACACCTTCGATGCCCGCCACAACACCCCGCGCATCGGGCGGGTGCTGATCGCGCGCGGGCGCGATGCGGTGGACACCGCGTTTCTCACCAGCTATGGGCCGAGCAAGCTGGTCGGCTTCACCGTCTGGGCCGATCAGCTTCGCGAGGACGACCAGGGGGTTCCTCTCCAGCAAGTTGAGGTGCATCAATGA